A window from Chloracidobacterium sp. encodes these proteins:
- a CDS encoding PLP-dependent transferase, producing the protein MNRDARRIETLAVHAGRTPDPATGAVMPPIYLATNYERDATGACPRGFEYTREGNPNRQMLEASLAALEGGAAAACFASGNAAAAAVFQALTPAQHVVIAQDTYYGTAVLLKDIFAAWALEATFVDATDAEAIAAAMRPATALVWVETPSNPLLSVVDIARAAEIAHAYGARLLVENTLGTPVLQRPFAFGADLVVHSTTKFLGGHSDVLGGVVITKTEDEFFQRIRRIQAVVGAVPSPFDCWLLQRSLKTLPCRVRAQSETALKVARFLATHKRVERVLYPGLPEHPGYLTAKRQMSGFGGVLSFTLKEGAAAAKALPARTRIFTHATSIGGVESLIEHRASAEGPDTRAPQNLVRLSIGLEHADDLIEDLAQALGDVPQPVPRPVFPGGRLLRSPEAKH; encoded by the coding sequence ATGAACCGTGACGCCCGCCGGATTGAGACCTTGGCCGTTCATGCCGGTCGGACGCCCGATCCGGCGACGGGCGCGGTGATGCCGCCGATTTACTTAGCAACCAACTACGAGCGGGACGCAACGGGCGCGTGTCCACGCGGGTTTGAGTACACGCGCGAGGGCAACCCGAATCGGCAAATGTTGGAAGCGAGCTTGGCGGCGCTGGAAGGCGGCGCGGCGGCGGCCTGTTTCGCTTCGGGGAACGCGGCGGCGGCGGCGGTGTTTCAGGCGCTGACGCCGGCGCAGCATGTCGTCATCGCGCAGGATACGTACTACGGCACGGCGGTTTTGCTAAAGGACATCTTCGCGGCATGGGCGTTGGAGGCGACGTTTGTGGACGCCACCGACGCAGAGGCGATTGCAGCGGCGATGCGGCCGGCCACGGCGCTGGTATGGGTCGAGACGCCTTCCAATCCGTTGTTGTCGGTAGTGGACATCGCGCGCGCGGCGGAGATTGCCCATGCCTATGGGGCGCGGCTGTTGGTGGAGAACACGTTGGGGACGCCAGTGCTTCAGCGGCCGTTTGCGTTCGGGGCGGATTTGGTCGTGCATTCGACGACGAAGTTTTTAGGCGGCCACAGCGACGTGTTAGGCGGGGTAGTGATTACGAAGACTGAGGATGAGTTTTTTCAGCGGATTCGGCGGATACAGGCGGTGGTTGGGGCGGTGCCGTCGCCGTTCGACTGCTGGCTTTTGCAGCGCAGCTTGAAGACGCTGCCGTGTCGCGTCCGCGCGCAGTCGGAGACGGCGTTGAAGGTGGCGCGTTTTTTGGCGACGCACAAGCGGGTTGAGCGAGTGTTGTATCCCGGTTTGCCGGAGCATCCCGGTTATTTGACGGCAAAGCGGCAGATGAGCGGCTTCGGGGGGGTGCTGTCGTTTACGTTGAAGGAGGGGGCGGCGGCAGCGAAGGCGTTGCCGGCGCGGACACGGATTTTCACGCATGCGACGAGCATCGGCGGCGTGGAGAGTTTGATTGAGCATCGGGCCTCGGCGGAAGGACCGGACACGCGCGCGCCGCAGAACTTGGTGCGGCTTTCGATTGGGCTGGAGCATGCGGATGACCTGATTGAAGATTTGGCGCAGGCGTTGGGAGACGTACCGCAGCCGGTGCCGCGGCCGGTTTTCCCCGGTGGACGGCTGCTCCGCTCGCCGGAAGCTAAACACTGA
- the asnS gene encoding asparagine--tRNA ligase, with the protein MNHVRIADLTAHLGREVTLKGWLYNARSSGKLLFLEIRDGSGIVQGIVAKNAVSEDVWARADALTQESSIVVTGTPREHPKRPGVYELDVRDIEVVQLTHDYPITPKEHGIEFLMDHRHLWLRSKRQHAILRVRHEVVRAVRDFLDNDGFILADTPILTPTACEGTTTLFELNYFDEGKAYLTQSGQLYNEATAAAFGKVYCFGPTFRAEKSKTRRHLTEFWMVEPEVAYATLEDMMTLAERFLSFIVARVLERRKEELKLLERDTSKLEMVAPPFPRLTYDEAVKLLHEAYLAGKLEHDFVWGSDFGAPDETYLAQQFDRPVIIHRYPAQVKAFYMEEDPERPEVALCMDVLAPEGYGEIIGGGQRMQSYDKLAQRIAEHRLPREAFEWYLDLRRYGSVPHAGFGMGIERCVAWLCGLEHVREAIPFPRMLYRLRP; encoded by the coding sequence ATGAACCACGTTCGGATTGCTGATTTGACCGCTCACCTTGGGCGGGAAGTAACGCTCAAGGGATGGCTCTACAACGCCCGGTCGAGCGGCAAACTCTTGTTTCTGGAGATTCGGGACGGCTCCGGCATCGTGCAGGGCATTGTCGCTAAAAACGCCGTCTCTGAGGACGTTTGGGCGCGTGCGGACGCGCTGACACAGGAATCCTCGATTGTTGTTACGGGGACGCCGCGCGAGCACCCTAAGCGTCCTGGCGTCTATGAGTTGGACGTGCGTGACATTGAAGTTGTTCAACTCACCCACGATTATCCAATCACGCCCAAAGAACATGGCATTGAGTTTTTGATGGATCACCGCCATCTATGGCTGCGCTCAAAGCGGCAGCATGCAATCCTGCGGGTTCGGCACGAGGTCGTTCGCGCCGTTCGGGACTTCCTCGACAATGACGGCTTCATTCTAGCCGACACGCCGATTCTAACGCCCACTGCCTGCGAGGGAACAACGACGCTGTTTGAGTTGAACTACTTTGACGAAGGCAAGGCGTATCTTACGCAGTCGGGACAACTGTACAATGAAGCGACGGCGGCGGCGTTTGGAAAGGTGTATTGTTTCGGCCCGACCTTTCGCGCTGAGAAGTCCAAGACGCGCCGCCATTTGACGGAGTTTTGGATGGTCGAGCCGGAGGTCGCCTACGCCACGCTAGAGGATATGATGACGCTGGCGGAGCGTTTCTTGAGCTTCATCGTGGCGCGCGTTTTGGAGCGCCGGAAGGAGGAGCTGAAGCTGCTGGAGCGCGACACAAGCAAGCTGGAGATGGTTGCGCCGCCGTTTCCGCGTTTGACCTACGATGAGGCTGTCAAGCTGCTGCACGAAGCCTATCTTGCTGGCAAACTCGAACACGATTTTGTGTGGGGCAGCGATTTCGGCGCGCCGGATGAAACCTATTTGGCGCAACAGTTTGACCGTCCGGTGATCATTCATCGCTACCCGGCGCAGGTGAAGGCGTTTTACATGGAGGAGGACCCGGAGCGCCCAGAGGTGGCGCTCTGCATGGACGTGCTTGCGCCGGAAGGCTACGGCGAAATCATTGGCGGCGGGCAGCGGATGCAATCGTACGACAAGCTTGCCCAGCGCATCGCCGAACACCGTCTGCCACGCGAGGCCTTCGAGTGGTATCTCGACCTGCGTCGGTATGGTTCGGTTCCGCACGCTGGTTTCGGTATGGGCATAGAACGGTGCGTGGCGTGGCTCTGCGGTCTGGAGCACGTTCGGGAGGCGATTCCCTTCCCGCGCATGCTTTACCGACTGCGGCCGTAG
- a CDS encoding GTP cyclohydrolase I produces MPDNTEQTKPEITESDTLATAAYALRRMLATLRLTPDRDPHLARTAENVAEFWAEFFAPFIAAQPPPAIATFPAGELAGQFVAVGQMTFHSMCAHHLTPFFGVAYVAYVPDALGVGVGAPAKLLAHAARRPQLQERLAADVATALEAACRPRGVAVCLIARQMCMEMRGIRADGRVESTVLRGCFQEAAWREQFFNYLARYATD; encoded by the coding sequence ATGCCGGACAACACGGAGCAAACCAAGCCCGAAATCACCGAAAGCGACACGTTGGCAACGGCGGCGTACGCTCTGCGCCGGATGCTGGCGACGCTTCGGTTGACGCCTGACCGCGATCCGCACTTGGCGCGGACGGCGGAAAACGTCGCCGAGTTCTGGGCCGAGTTCTTTGCGCCGTTCATTGCGGCGCAGCCGCCGCCGGCGATTGCGACGTTTCCGGCGGGCGAGCTGGCCGGCCAGTTTGTCGCCGTCGGTCAGATGACGTTTCATTCGATGTGCGCTCATCATCTGACGCCGTTTTTCGGTGTGGCCTACGTAGCCTATGTGCCCGATGCGTTGGGCGTCGGCGTCGGCGCGCCGGCCAAGCTACTTGCGCACGCCGCGCGCCGGCCGCAGCTTCAGGAACGTCTCGCGGCTGATGTCGCTACAGCGCTCGAAGCAGCTTGTCGTCCGCGCGGCGTCGCGGTTTGTTTGATAGCGCGGCAAATGTGTATGGAAATGCGCGGTATACGCGCCGACGGTCGCGTGGAAAGCACCGTCTTGCGCGGCTGTTTTCAAGAAGCCGCTTGGCGTGAGCAGTTTTTCAACTACCTCGCCCGTTATGCGACCGACTAG
- a CDS encoding acyl-CoA carboxylase subunit beta: MPQSLATLTAELKALEDRLRLGGGEAKIERLHAQGKLTARERIAGLLDPDSPFLEIGLLVAYDRYDGQAPAAGVVTGIGRCHGREIVVVANDPTVKAGAWFPETITKMLRAQEIAMRCRTPIVYLVDSAGVNLPYQGGVFPGQYGAARLFYYNSLMRRHLRIPQLAAVMGQCIAGGAYLPALSDVIVMVEGTSFMGLGGVNLVRGATGQTSDPEALGGARMHTELSGVAHYREPDDRACLARLRRLVAALPPPPPRAVAIGTARPPRRDPCDAYQILPSDHRLPYDTEAFLDTLLDADSFDEFQADYAREMICAHARIEGIPVGLIANRRGLIKSAGDKPPRFGGIVYRESAEKVAYFIETCNRHRLPLLFVQDVSGFMVGVEAEQSGIIRAGAHFVEAMATATVPKLVLTVNHASGAGYYAMAGQGFDPNFIFSLPTGRMGVMEGESAVMALFSAQLEKLRAEGKSPDAALQAEIDKVRATYEAQLDAKFAAARGFCDAVVAPEEVRPTLKLALETCLNQPGPHLGPFVLTGGLS, translated from the coding sequence ATGCCCCAAAGCCTTGCAACCCTTACCGCTGAACTGAAGGCGCTTGAAGACCGGCTGCGGTTGGGTGGCGGCGAAGCCAAAATCGAGCGGCTGCACGCGCAAGGCAAGCTGACCGCCCGCGAGCGCATCGCCGGCCTGCTTGACCCCGATTCTCCGTTTCTCGAAATCGGCCTACTCGTCGCCTATGACCGGTACGATGGTCAAGCGCCAGCGGCGGGCGTTGTCACCGGCATTGGCCGTTGCCACGGACGCGAAATTGTCGTCGTGGCGAACGATCCAACGGTCAAAGCCGGCGCGTGGTTTCCCGAAACCATCACGAAGATGCTGCGGGCGCAGGAAATCGCCATGCGCTGCCGAACGCCGATTGTCTATTTGGTGGACTCAGCCGGCGTTAACCTGCCGTATCAGGGCGGCGTGTTTCCGGGGCAGTACGGCGCGGCGCGGCTGTTTTACTACAACTCGCTCATGCGGCGGCACTTGCGCATACCACAACTGGCGGCCGTGATGGGACAGTGCATTGCGGGCGGCGCTTACCTGCCCGCGCTGTCGGATGTCATCGTCATGGTCGAGGGAACGAGTTTTATGGGACTAGGCGGCGTCAACCTTGTGCGTGGAGCGACCGGTCAAACATCCGATCCAGAGGCGTTGGGCGGCGCGCGGATGCACACCGAGCTTTCAGGCGTCGCCCACTACCGTGAGCCGGACGACCGGGCTTGCTTGGCGCGTTTGCGGCGGTTGGTTGCAGCGTTGCCGCCACCCCCGCCGCGCGCCGTCGCCATCGGGACGGCGCGGCCGCCGCGCCGCGACCCATGCGACGCCTACCAAATCCTTCCATCCGACCATCGGCTTCCCTACGACACTGAAGCTTTTCTCGACACACTGCTGGATGCCGACTCATTTGATGAGTTTCAAGCCGACTATGCCCGTGAGATGATTTGCGCGCACGCGCGCATCGAAGGTATTCCCGTCGGTCTGATTGCCAATCGGCGCGGCCTCATCAAGTCAGCCGGCGACAAACCGCCGCGCTTCGGCGGCATCGTTTATCGGGAAAGCGCCGAGAAGGTCGCCTACTTCATTGAAACCTGCAACCGTCATCGGCTGCCTTTGCTCTTCGTCCAGGACGTGTCGGGCTTTATGGTCGGCGTTGAAGCCGAGCAGTCGGGCATCATCCGCGCCGGCGCGCATTTCGTCGAGGCGATGGCAACGGCGACCGTGCCGAAGCTTGTGCTGACGGTCAACCATGCGTCGGGCGCGGGTTACTACGCCATGGCCGGGCAGGGCTTTGACCCGAACTTTATCTTTTCATTGCCGACCGGGCGCATGGGCGTCATGGAAGGCGAATCGGCTGTAATGGCGCTGTTTTCAGCCCAGTTGGAAAAGCTCAGGGCCGAAGGCAAGTCGCCCGATGCCGCGCTCCAAGCCGAAATAGACAAAGTACGGGCGACGTACGAGGCACAGCTTGACGCCAAATTCGCCGCTGCGCGGGGCTTTTGCGACGCCGTGGTTGCACCCGAAGAGGTTCGTCCGACGCTTAAGTTGGCGCTAGAAACCTGCCTCAACCAGCCAGGGCCACACTTGGGGCCGTTCGTGCTAACCGGCGGGTTGAGTTGA
- a CDS encoding transcriptional regulator, translating into MKTSEMKLVVIIAEDELEPRLTKEIMALGARGYTASRVRGEGWHGPRKSEWEGENVRIETIVPESVAESIVTHVAERYMPHFAVVVYIQTVSILRVEKFT; encoded by the coding sequence ATGAAAACATCTGAGATGAAGCTTGTGGTGATTATCGCCGAGGACGAGCTTGAGCCGCGCCTAACGAAAGAAATCATGGCGCTTGGCGCGCGTGGTTATACAGCCAGCCGCGTACGCGGCGAGGGGTGGCACGGCCCGCGCAAAAGCGAATGGGAGGGTGAAAACGTCCGCATTGAGACGATTGTCCCAGAGTCGGTCGCCGAGAGCATTGTCACCCATGTCGCTGAACGCTACATGCCCCACTTCGCGGTGGTGGTATACATCCAGACTGTTAGTATTCTGCGCGTGGAGAAGTTCACCTGA
- a CDS encoding sodium-dependent bicarbonate transport family permease, translating to MNATQAMFVSLLSPMVLAFILGVIATRVKSDLKFPEELYTALTIYLLVAIGLKGGYKLSISNLGDFWRPGLAAVALGIVIPIVSYYILRHLGKFNVWNAAAIAAHYGSVSAVTFGEAVAFHDTLKEEALRAAIEAGRIAAGTAADAPAALEVYKAQGLNYEGFMPSLLTIMEVPAILVAIIIARLQGKEEAFGSDEGGSAGEILRELLAGKSTLLLIGFLLIGYISGKRGWEQVSPWFDAPFRGVLTLFLLEAGLVTGRRLEDLKKVGPFLIGFGILTPIACAVMGIAVGKAVGLTMAGATILGVLAASASYIAAPAACRVALPKASPTYYLTASLAVTFPFNIIVGLPLYHLIAVKMYGLS from the coding sequence ATGAATGCCACACAAGCTATGTTCGTAAGCTTGTTGTCGCCGATGGTGCTCGCCTTCATCCTAGGCGTCATCGCCACCCGCGTCAAAAGCGACCTGAAATTTCCTGAAGAACTGTACACGGCGCTGACGATCTACTTACTGGTGGCCATCGGTCTGAAAGGCGGCTACAAGCTTTCTATCAGCAACTTGGGAGACTTCTGGCGACCTGGTCTAGCGGCTGTGGCGCTGGGGATTGTGATTCCGATTGTGAGCTATTACATCCTGCGCCACCTTGGAAAGTTCAATGTCTGGAACGCAGCCGCCATCGCCGCCCACTACGGTTCGGTGTCAGCGGTGACATTCGGCGAAGCTGTTGCCTTCCACGATACGCTCAAGGAAGAGGCACTCCGAGCGGCGATTGAGGCGGGTAGGATCGCCGCTGGCACAGCCGCCGACGCCCCAGCCGCCCTTGAGGTTTATAAGGCGCAGGGCCTCAACTATGAAGGCTTCATGCCCTCACTCCTCACGATTATGGAAGTGCCAGCCATTTTAGTGGCGATTATTATCGCTCGTCTTCAGGGGAAAGAAGAAGCCTTCGGTAGTGACGAGGGCGGCAGCGCTGGCGAGATTCTGCGTGAATTGTTGGCGGGCAAAAGCACTTTGTTGCTGATTGGGTTTCTGCTCATCGGCTACATCTCCGGCAAGCGGGGCTGGGAGCAGGTGTCGCCTTGGTTTGATGCGCCGTTTCGCGGCGTCCTGACGCTGTTTCTACTTGAAGCCGGCTTGGTGACAGGGCGGCGGTTGGAAGACTTGAAGAAGGTCGGCCCGTTTCTCATCGGCTTTGGGATTCTGACGCCGATTGCCTGCGCCGTGATGGGCATTGCGGTTGGAAAGGCAGTTGGCCTGACGATGGCTGGCGCGACGATTCTGGGGGTCTTAGCGGCAAGCGCGTCATACATCGCAGCGCCGGCCGCCTGTCGGGTAGCGTTGCCGAAAGCTAGCCCAACCTACTACCTGACGGCGTCGCTGGCGGTGACGTTTCCGTTCAACATCATCGTTGGGCTTCCGCTCTATCACCTCATCGCGGTCAAAATGTACGGGTTGTCATAG
- a CDS encoding carbonic anhydrase, protein MLSLKRHPGRLFASALFAPVMALSFVHPTAVAQSTKPARPTEKPSASVKDEKRFPTNEELQADPELALKVLMEGNRRFASGETIHPRQDINRIRETAKGQKPFAIIVGCSDSRVPNEIIFDQGLGDLFIVRTAGQVSTYASWGSIEFAEEVLGAKLIFVLGHTKCGAVQAAVQVPEVPGHIVTLINDIKPAAQRAKGQPGDEVQNAIRENVRMQVEKLKTLEPVLAKRVREGKLKIVGGVYDIETGVVSLVE, encoded by the coding sequence ATGTTATCCCTAAAACGCCACCCTGGGCGGCTTTTTGCGAGCGCCCTTTTTGCGCCGGTCATGGCGCTTTCGTTTGTTCACCCGACTGCCGTTGCTCAGTCCACCAAACCGGCTCGGCCGACCGAAAAGCCGTCGGCATCCGTCAAGGATGAAAAGCGATTCCCAACCAATGAAGAGCTTCAGGCCGACCCAGAGTTGGCGCTCAAGGTTCTGATGGAGGGCAATCGTCGCTTTGCCTCCGGTGAAACCATTCACCCGCGTCAGGACATCAACCGTATCCGTGAGACCGCCAAGGGGCAGAAACCCTTCGCCATTATCGTCGGTTGCTCCGATTCGCGCGTCCCAAATGAAATCATCTTCGACCAGGGGCTAGGCGACCTTTTCATTGTGCGCACGGCGGGACAGGTCTCAACTTATGCCTCGTGGGGCAGCATCGAGTTTGCCGAAGAGGTCCTCGGCGCCAAACTAATCTTCGTGCTTGGACATACTAAGTGCGGTGCCGTGCAGGCTGCCGTACAAGTGCCGGAAGTTCCCGGTCACATTGTCACGCTCATCAACGACATCAAGCCGGCCGCGCAACGAGCCAAAGGACAGCCCGGCGACGAGGTGCAGAATGCGATCCGGGAAAACGTCCGCATGCAAGTTGAAAAGCTCAAGACCTTAGAGCCGGTGCTGGCCAAGCGTGTCCGTGAAGGCAAGCTGAAGATTGTCGGCGGCGTGTATGACATCGAAACCGGCGTCGTCTCGCTGGTTGAATAG
- a CDS encoding Ppx/GppA family phosphatase, translated as MSLFAAAHQSFPARPELAFHRIAAIDIGSNSIHLIIAEARPGERLRLIEREKDTVRLAAGLTETHHLTEEKIKAAVATLRRFTDLAHSHGVTAVLAVATSAIREAWNREVFLQRVEQEIGLKVEVLPGVEEARLIALAVAEVTDFEGKPTLIVDVGGGSTEFILTTGQAPHYLASVKLGAVRLQEQFLSRQDPPTRADIAALTTYIQSGLARTVREIREAGGFQRVIGTSGTILALAAAQPNVSPPAGKDAAGRKANPFGAFTTELTYPALQLLNRRLQRLSHKERRKLPGIDGRRADIIIAGGVLLETIFQELAISKLTTCEWSLREGVVLNYLREQGWTPTHTLLTAEDIRERSILSVAHRYAYEAAHAHHTAKLAERIFDQTTKLHRLGAQERAWLRYAAILHDIGYHIAHTSHHKHAMYLIRHAELPGFHAHEIAIIANLARYHRGSLPKRKHEDFTRLSPAHQEIITKLIPILRLADALDRRHAGKVQDVVVDPQEADLMVYPIPAAQADIDLEVWCAQQVLPIWASTFPGIHPHLVVEPAARAAQQA; from the coding sequence TTGTCATTGTTTGCGGCCGCCCATCAAAGTTTTCCCGCGAGGCCGGAGCTGGCGTTTCACCGCATCGCCGCGATAGATATTGGTTCCAACTCCATCCACTTGATTATCGCCGAAGCGCGTCCCGGCGAGCGGCTGCGCCTAATCGAACGTGAAAAAGACACGGTGCGCTTAGCGGCGGGCCTGACGGAGACGCACCACCTCACAGAAGAAAAAATCAAGGCGGCGGTCGCCACCCTGCGCCGGTTCACTGACTTGGCGCACTCGCACGGCGTCACGGCGGTGCTGGCGGTAGCGACAAGCGCCATTCGTGAAGCGTGGAATCGGGAGGTCTTTCTTCAGCGCGTCGAGCAAGAAATCGGCCTCAAGGTTGAGGTGCTGCCCGGCGTCGAAGAAGCGCGGCTCATTGCCCTCGCGGTAGCGGAAGTGACGGATTTTGAGGGCAAGCCAACGCTCATCGTGGATGTCGGCGGTGGAAGTACCGAATTCATTCTGACCACTGGACAAGCGCCGCATTACCTTGCTTCGGTCAAGCTCGGCGCGGTTCGTTTGCAGGAACAATTCTTGAGCCGCCAAGATCCACCGACGCGGGCCGACATTGCCGCCCTCACCACCTACATTCAGAGTGGCTTAGCCCGTACGGTGCGTGAAATCCGGGAAGCCGGCGGCTTTCAGCGCGTGATTGGCACCTCTGGCACGATTCTGGCGCTGGCGGCGGCCCAGCCGAATGTTTCCCCGCCGGCGGGGAAAGACGCTGCCGGCAGGAAAGCCAATCCATTTGGGGCTTTCACCACAGAACTTACCTACCCTGCGCTTCAACTACTCAACCGTCGTCTTCAGCGATTATCCCACAAGGAACGCCGCAAGCTGCCGGGCATTGACGGCCGTCGCGCCGACATCATTATCGCCGGCGGCGTCCTGCTCGAAACCATTTTCCAAGAGCTTGCCATTTCCAAACTGACCACCTGCGAATGGTCCTTGCGTGAAGGCGTCGTTCTCAACTATTTGCGTGAGCAGGGCTGGACGCCGACGCATACGCTGCTGACCGCCGAAGACATCCGTGAGCGAAGCATTCTTTCCGTCGCTCACCGTTACGCCTATGAGGCGGCTCATGCCCATCACACGGCGAAGCTCGCCGAGCGCATCTTTGATCAAACCACCAAGCTGCACAGGCTTGGCGCACAGGAACGCGCGTGGTTGCGCTATGCCGCCATTCTTCACGACATCGGTTACCACATTGCGCACACCAGCCACCACAAGCACGCGATGTATCTTATCCGTCACGCCGAGCTGCCTGGCTTTCATGCGCATGAGATTGCCATCATCGCCAACCTAGCCCGCTACCACCGCGGATCACTTCCAAAAAGGAAACACGAGGATTTTACCCGCCTTTCGCCAGCGCACCAGGAGATCATCACCAAGCTGATTCCGATTCTCAGACTTGCCGACGCGCTAGACCGCCGCCACGCCGGGAAAGTTCAGGATGTTGTTGTTGACCCACAGGAAGCCGACCTCATGGTGTACCCAATCCCCGCCGCACAAGCTGACATAGACTTGGAGGTTTGGTGCGCACAGCAGGTTTTACCAATCTGGGCGAGTACGTTTCCAGGCATTCACCCCCACCTCGTCGTTGAGCCAGCGGCCCGGGCGGCTCAGCAGGCTTGA
- the dnaA gene encoding chromosomal replication initiator protein DnaA produces the protein MDEDKWTSFLGEIEKRMNHESFSTWFKPARLHACQGDTIYLCVPNRSYEDWITETYQDVVEEALKAVGCGGARLAFVYDEPNDTRLGERLLEEDDAPTPPHDHLAFGTLDNALSDGLTGARIVDLEPLELPLNPKYTFDTFVVGSCNQFARAAAMAVADTPSKTYNPLFIYGGVGLGKTHLMHAIGHAIRNRDRHMRLVYISSEKFMNELINAIRYDKAQAFREKYRSIDVLLIDDIQFIAGKERTQEEFFHTFNALYDAQKQIVISSDCPPREIPTLEERLHSRFEWGLIADLQPPDLETKVAILKRKADLEKIDLSDNVALFIAGKIKSNIRELEGSLIRLVAYASLKQRPIDIELCKEVLNIEEEERPITIEMIQRVVSDHYGLRVADLKSKNNSRNIAVPRQVAMYLCKQLTNHSLPEIGRHFGNKHHTTVLHSCEKIARLYQTQNDFHRLINNLISSLK, from the coding sequence ATGGACGAAGATAAGTGGACATCGTTCCTTGGGGAAATTGAAAAACGCATGAACCACGAAAGCTTCAGCACGTGGTTCAAACCGGCAAGGCTGCATGCTTGCCAAGGCGACACCATTTATCTCTGTGTTCCCAACCGGAGCTACGAAGACTGGATTACGGAAACCTACCAAGACGTTGTGGAGGAAGCTCTCAAAGCGGTCGGATGCGGCGGCGCGCGGTTGGCGTTTGTTTACGACGAACCGAACGACACCCGCTTAGGCGAAAGACTGCTTGAGGAGGACGACGCGCCGACGCCGCCACACGACCACCTCGCCTTTGGAACGCTCGACAATGCGCTCTCGGACGGACTGACTGGCGCGCGCATCGTTGACCTAGAGCCGCTCGAACTGCCGCTCAACCCGAAATACACGTTTGACACCTTCGTGGTAGGCTCGTGCAACCAGTTTGCGCGGGCGGCGGCAATGGCCGTCGCCGACACCCCATCCAAAACCTACAACCCACTCTTCATCTACGGCGGCGTCGGCCTTGGTAAAACCCACCTGATGCACGCCATCGGTCACGCTATTCGCAACCGTGACCGGCACATGCGGCTGGTGTACATTTCGTCGGAAAAGTTCATGAATGAACTCATCAACGCTATTCGCTATGACAAGGCTCAGGCGTTCCGCGAGAAGTACCGCAGCATTGATGTCCTGTTGATTGATGACATCCAGTTCATCGCCGGCAAGGAACGTACGCAGGAGGAGTTCTTTCACACGTTCAACGCTCTCTACGACGCTCAGAAACAGATTGTTATCTCAAGCGACTGCCCGCCGCGTGAAATTCCTACGCTTGAAGAACGCCTGCACTCGCGCTTTGAATGGGGACTCATCGCTGATCTCCAGCCGCCCGACCTTGAAACCAAGGTCGCCATCCTCAAACGCAAGGCGGACCTTGAGAAAATTGACCTCAGCGACAATGTCGCCCTCTTCATCGCCGGGAAAATTAAGTCAAACATTCGTGAGCTGGAAGGGTCGCTCATCCGGCTGGTCGCCTACGCTTCGCTTAAGCAGCGCCCGATTGACATCGAGTTGTGTAAGGAAGTGCTCAACATCGAAGAAGAAGAGCGTCCCATTACCATTGAAATGATTCAGCGCGTGGTCAGCGATCACTACGGCCTGCGGGTCGCCGACCTCAAGTCAAAGAACAACTCACGCAACATTGCCGTCCCGCGTCAGGTGGCGATGTACCTTTGCAAGCAACTGACCAACCACAGCCTGCCCGAAATCGGACGCCACTTCGGCAACAAGCACCACACGACTGTGCTGCACAGCTGCGAGAAGATCGCCCGCCTCTACCAGACGCAGAATGATTTCCACAGGCTTATCAACAATCTAATTAGTTCATTGAAATAG